One Camelina sativa cultivar DH55 unplaced genomic scaffold, Cs unpScaffold14995, whole genome shotgun sequence DNA window includes the following coding sequences:
- the LOC109132046 gene encoding uncharacterized protein LOC109132046, whose product MGSHGRKKFSLFSLFKARRSSHHRVEADASWDDVVYTRKAWASDEDKRYWVAEPGIDRKASAFIAKFHASRVSESERQTLPPC is encoded by the coding sequence ATGGGAAGTCATGGCAGAAAGAAGTTTTCGCTCTTCAGCTTATTTAAAGCAAGAAGGTCGTCTCATCATAGAGTTGAAGCTGATGCATCCTGGGACGACGTCGTTTACACAAGAAAGGCATGGGCCAGCGACGAGGACAAGCGTTACTGGGTGGCTGAGCCAGGTATTGACCGTAAAGCTTCTGCTTTCATCGCTAAGTTCCATGCCTCTCGTGTCTCTGAGTCCGAACGCCAAACTCTCCCTCCTTGC